The proteins below come from a single Sorghum bicolor cultivar BTx623 chromosome 4, Sorghum_bicolor_NCBIv3, whole genome shotgun sequence genomic window:
- the LOC8075725 gene encoding nucleobase-ascorbate transporter 6 isoform X1: MAGGGGGGGGGGGPKHDDLTPHPVKDQLPGVSYCITSPPPWPEAVLLGFQHYLVMLGTSVIIPTALVPQMGGNNEDKAVVIQTLLFVAGINTLLQSFFGTRLPAVVGGSYTFVLPTISIILAGRYANEPNPHIKFLRIMRGTQGALIVASALQIIVGFSGLWRNVARYLSPLSAAPLVALVGFGLYELGFPSVAKCVEIGLPELILLVIFAMYLPNTVHMLKSIFDRFAVLFTIPIVWLYAYLLTVGGAYRNAPPKTQFHCRTDRSGLIGGAPWIRVPYPFQWGAPTFDAGEAFAMMAASFVALVESTGAFIAVSRYASATPIPPSVLSRGIGWQGIGILLDGLFGTGNGSSVSVENAGLLALTRVGSRRVVQISAGFMIFFSILGKFGAVFASIPAPIFAALYCIFFAYAGSAGFGFLQFCNLNSFRTKFILGFSVFMGLSIPQYFNEYTSVAGYGPVHTHSRWFNDIVNVIFSSKAFVAGFVAYLLDNTIHRHESSVRKDRGYHWWDKFRSYRTDTRSEEFYSLPFNLNKFFPSV; this comes from the exons ATGGCCGGgggtggaggcggcggcggcggcggcggcgggccgaAGCATGATGACCTCACGCCGCACCCCGTCAAGGACCAGCTCCCGGGGGTCTCCTACTGCATCACCAGTCCTCCGCCGTGGC CTGAAGCCGTTCTTCTTGGGTTCCAACATTATCTGGTCATGCTGGGTACCAGTGTGATCATACCAACTGCACTAGTTCCACAAATGGGAGGAAACAAT GAGGACAAGGCAGTGGTTATCCAGACATTGTTGTTCGTTGCAGGCATCAACACCCTCCTGCAGAGTTTCTTCGGTACCAGGTTGCCTGCAGTGGTTGGGGGGTCATACACCTTTGTTCTGCCTACCATCTCAATCATCCTTGCTGGACGTTATGCTAATGAACCCAATCCACACATT AAATTTCTCCGCATCATGCGAGGGACACAAGGTGCATTAATTGTGGCTTCAGCCTTACAGATTATAGTTGGGTTCAGTGGCCTTTGGCGTAATGTTGCCAG GTATCTGAGTCCACTTTCAGCTGCTCCTTTGGTGGCACTAGTTGGATTTGGACTGTATGAGCTAGGATTTCCCTCG GTTGCCAAATGTGTTGAGATTGGTCTACCTGAACTAATCCTTCTGGTGATCTTTGCAATG TACCTGCCAAATACTGTTCACATGCTGAAGTCTATCTTTGACCGATTTGCTGTATTGTTCACTATCCCCATAGTGTGGCTCTATGCATACCTTCTCACTGTTGGAGGAGCATACAGGAATGCACCACCAAAGACTCAATTTCATTGCCGCACTGACCGTTCTGGATTAATTGGTGGCGCACCCTG GATCAGAGTTCCATATCCCTTCCAGTGGGGTGCTCCAACTTTCGATGCGGGTGAAGCTTTTGCAATGATGGCAGCATCATTTGTTGCTCTCGTGGAG TCCACTGGGGCCTTCATTGCTGTCTCTAGGTATGCTAGTGCTACACCAATCCCTCCCTCTGTTCTTAGCCGTGGTATTGGCTGGCAG GGCATCGGTATTCTTCTGGATGGGCTATTTGGGACTGGAAATGGGTCTTCTGTATCAGT TGAAAATGCTGGTTTGCTAGCTTTGACACGTGTTGGTAGCCGAAGGGTAGTGCAGATATCAGCTGGTTTCATGATATTCTTCTCTATTCTGG GGAAATTTGGAGCTGTGTTCGCCTCAATTCCTGCACCCATCTTTGCAGCTCTATATTGTATCTTCTTTGCTTATGCTG GTTCTGCTGGGTTTGGCTTCCTCCAGTTCTGTAACCTCAACAGCTTTAGGACCAAGTTCATCCTTGGGTTCTCAGTTTTCATGGGCCTTTCAATTCCTCAATACTTTAATGAGTACACATCTGTTGCTGGTTATGGCCCTGTTCACACACATTCAAGATGG TTCAATGACATAGTAAATGTGATATTCTCGTCCAAGGCGTTTGTTGCTGGCTTCGTTGCATATCTGCTGGACAACACTATTCACAGACATGAAAGTTCTGTCAGGAAAGACCGAGGCTATCATTGGTGGGACAAGTTCCGGTCATACAGGACTGATACAAGAAGTGAGGAGTTCTATTCCCTGCCATTCAACCTGAACAAGTTCTTCCCTTCCGTCTGA
- the LOC8075724 gene encoding protein LSM12 homolog codes for MEAGGEEFAIGVVISAKTTMGEEFEGQIVAFDRPSNLLVIQEVVGRAERGERRNVRVLKANYIREFSVVSKGDDPLDPAGCMLDLNAIYAREDAALRQAEIEAERIGVGVTPEAQSIFDALSKTLPVQWDKTDIVVMKEVRVCSPYLPENVSGGTAAANERVKKVIDFERKRLHSRVPGQFS; via the exons ATGGAGGCTGGCGGCGAGGAGTTCGCGATCGGCGTCGTGATCTCCGCGAAGACCACAATGGGGGAGGAGTTCGAGGGCCAGATCGTCGCCTTCGATCGCCCCTCCAACCTCCTCGTTATCC AGGAGGTCGTGGGGAGGGCGGAGAGGGGGGAGCGGCGGAACGTGAGGGTGCTCAAGGCGAACTACATCCGGGAGTTCTCTGTGGTCAGCAAGGGTGACGACCCTCTCGATCCTGCCGGCTGCATGCTGGACCTCAACGCCATTTATGCCCGGGAGGATGCTGCACTCAG GCAAGCAGAGATTGAGGCCGAGAGAATTGGTGTTGGTGTCACCCCAGAAGCTCAAAGTATATTCGATGCGCTGTCCAAGAC GCTTCCGGTTCAGTGGGACAAGACTGACATTGTTGTAATGAAGGAGGTTCGTGTATGCAGTCCGTACCTGCCTGAAAATGTAAGTGGAGGAACAGCGGCAGCAAATGAGCGCGTTAAGAAAGTG ATTGACTTTGAAAGGAAAAGATTGCATTCACGTGTACCTGGCCAATTCTCTTAA
- the LOC8075725 gene encoding nucleobase-ascorbate transporter 6 isoform X2 → MLGTSVIIPTALVPQMGGNNEDKAVVIQTLLFVAGINTLLQSFFGTRLPAVVGGSYTFVLPTISIILAGRYANEPNPHIKFLRIMRGTQGALIVASALQIIVGFSGLWRNVARYLSPLSAAPLVALVGFGLYELGFPSVAKCVEIGLPELILLVIFAMYLPNTVHMLKSIFDRFAVLFTIPIVWLYAYLLTVGGAYRNAPPKTQFHCRTDRSGLIGGAPWIRVPYPFQWGAPTFDAGEAFAMMAASFVALVESTGAFIAVSRYASATPIPPSVLSRGIGWQGIGILLDGLFGTGNGSSVSVENAGLLALTRVGSRRVVQISAGFMIFFSILGKFGAVFASIPAPIFAALYCIFFAYAGSAGFGFLQFCNLNSFRTKFILGFSVFMGLSIPQYFNEYTSVAGYGPVHTHSRWFNDIVNVIFSSKAFVAGFVAYLLDNTIHRHESSVRKDRGYHWWDKFRSYRTDTRSEEFYSLPFNLNKFFPSV, encoded by the exons ATGCTGGGTACCAGTGTGATCATACCAACTGCACTAGTTCCACAAATGGGAGGAAACAAT GAGGACAAGGCAGTGGTTATCCAGACATTGTTGTTCGTTGCAGGCATCAACACCCTCCTGCAGAGTTTCTTCGGTACCAGGTTGCCTGCAGTGGTTGGGGGGTCATACACCTTTGTTCTGCCTACCATCTCAATCATCCTTGCTGGACGTTATGCTAATGAACCCAATCCACACATT AAATTTCTCCGCATCATGCGAGGGACACAAGGTGCATTAATTGTGGCTTCAGCCTTACAGATTATAGTTGGGTTCAGTGGCCTTTGGCGTAATGTTGCCAG GTATCTGAGTCCACTTTCAGCTGCTCCTTTGGTGGCACTAGTTGGATTTGGACTGTATGAGCTAGGATTTCCCTCG GTTGCCAAATGTGTTGAGATTGGTCTACCTGAACTAATCCTTCTGGTGATCTTTGCAATG TACCTGCCAAATACTGTTCACATGCTGAAGTCTATCTTTGACCGATTTGCTGTATTGTTCACTATCCCCATAGTGTGGCTCTATGCATACCTTCTCACTGTTGGAGGAGCATACAGGAATGCACCACCAAAGACTCAATTTCATTGCCGCACTGACCGTTCTGGATTAATTGGTGGCGCACCCTG GATCAGAGTTCCATATCCCTTCCAGTGGGGTGCTCCAACTTTCGATGCGGGTGAAGCTTTTGCAATGATGGCAGCATCATTTGTTGCTCTCGTGGAG TCCACTGGGGCCTTCATTGCTGTCTCTAGGTATGCTAGTGCTACACCAATCCCTCCCTCTGTTCTTAGCCGTGGTATTGGCTGGCAG GGCATCGGTATTCTTCTGGATGGGCTATTTGGGACTGGAAATGGGTCTTCTGTATCAGT TGAAAATGCTGGTTTGCTAGCTTTGACACGTGTTGGTAGCCGAAGGGTAGTGCAGATATCAGCTGGTTTCATGATATTCTTCTCTATTCTGG GGAAATTTGGAGCTGTGTTCGCCTCAATTCCTGCACCCATCTTTGCAGCTCTATATTGTATCTTCTTTGCTTATGCTG GTTCTGCTGGGTTTGGCTTCCTCCAGTTCTGTAACCTCAACAGCTTTAGGACCAAGTTCATCCTTGGGTTCTCAGTTTTCATGGGCCTTTCAATTCCTCAATACTTTAATGAGTACACATCTGTTGCTGGTTATGGCCCTGTTCACACACATTCAAGATGG TTCAATGACATAGTAAATGTGATATTCTCGTCCAAGGCGTTTGTTGCTGGCTTCGTTGCATATCTGCTGGACAACACTATTCACAGACATGAAAGTTCTGTCAGGAAAGACCGAGGCTATCATTGGTGGGACAAGTTCCGGTCATACAGGACTGATACAAGAAGTGAGGAGTTCTATTCCCTGCCATTCAACCTGAACAAGTTCTTCCCTTCCGTCTGA